Part of the Nostoc sp. ATCC 53789 genome, CCTTTCTCAATAATCGCCGCACAGGTTTTCTGGTAGTCGTAAGGTACTTCACGCAGTTTGACTTCTTGAATATCCGTGTCGTAAATCACATAAGTAGCGTTCGGTCGTCCATGTCGGGGTTCTCCCACAGAACCTACATTCACAATCCGCTTTAGAGGGGATGTAAAACTAAGTTCCTGTGCCTTCTGTCCTTTGGCAACACGAACTTGTAGTTGAACTGCATCAAGAGTCCGGACATAAGGCACATGAGTATGTCCACAAAAAAGCACGTCTGAATCTGTGGAAATTACTCGCTCTAGTGCTACAAAAGCGTCGAGTTGAGGTAGTAAATATTCATGGTTGCTATGAGGGCTACCGTGAACAAAAGCCAAATTTCCCTCTTTGAAACTGTGGGGTAAATTAGCTAAAAATTCACGATTTTCTGGG contains:
- a CDS encoding metallophosphoesterase family protein, whose amino-acid sequence is MKIAVMSCIHGNYEALDAVLLDIDQHSCEKIFCVGDLVGYGPHPNAVVAQIRALDIPTCAGCWDEDIVEGLNACDCSYPSLLAEKRGIQADKWTNKEINPENREFLANLPHSFKEGNLAFVHGSPHSNHEYLLPQLDAFVALERVISTDSDVLFCGHTHVPYVRTLDAVQLQVRVAKGQKAQELSFTSPLKRIVNVGSVGEPRHGRPNATYVIYDTDIQEVKLREVPYDYQKTCAAIIEKGLPAIFAWRLAHGLEYAERADDPTHVCTR